One part of the Dryobates pubescens isolate bDryPub1 unplaced genomic scaffold, bDryPub1.pri scaffold_130_arrow_ctg1, whole genome shotgun sequence genome encodes these proteins:
- the CHRNB2 gene encoding LOW QUALITY PROTEIN: neuronal acetylcholine receptor subunit beta-2 (The sequence of the model RefSeq protein was modified relative to this genomic sequence to represent the inferred CDS: inserted 1 base in 1 codon; deleted 1 base in 1 codon) → MALLRVLCLLAALRRSLGTDTEERLVEYLLDPARYNKLIRPAANGSELVTVQLMVSLAQLISVHEREQIMTTNVWLTQEWEDYRLTWRPEDFDNMKKVRLPSKHIWLPDVVLYNNADGMYEVSFYSNAVISYDGSIFWLPPAIYKSACKIEVKHFPFDQQNCTMKFRSWTYDRTEIDLVLKSDVASLDDFTPSGEWDIVALPGRRNENPADSTYVDITYDFIIRRKPLFYTINLIIPCILITSLAILVFYLPSDCGEKMTLCISVLLALTVFLLLISKIVPPTSLDVPLVGKYLMFTMVLVTFSIVTSVCVLNVHHRSPTTHTMPPWVRSLFLRKLPGLLFMKQPKQQNCARQRLRQRRRRHAQDRAAAAAAAAAAADLFLRAGAGAAAGAGAGACYANPGAAKAEGLNNGYQEGQGXAGGCGCGLEEAVDGVRFIADHMRSEDDDQSVSEDWKYVAMVIDRLFLWIFVFVCVFGTVGMFLQPLFQNYATNSLLQLGQGTPTSK, encoded by the exons ATGGCGCTGCTCCGCGTCCTCTGCCTCCTCGCCGCCCTCAGAC GGAGCCTGGGCACGGACACGGAGGAGAGGTTGGTGGAGTACCTGCTGGACCCGGCTCGGTACAACAAACTGATCCGGCCGGCGGCCAACGGCTCCGAGCTGGTCACGGTGCAGCTGATGGTGTCCCTGGCGCAGCTCATCAGTGTG CACGAACGGGAGCAGATTATGACCACCAACGTCTGGCTGACCCAG gAGTGGGAGGACTATCGCCTGACCTGGAGGCCGGAGGACTTCGACAACATGAAGAAGGTTCGGCTGCCCTCCAAGCACATCTGGCTGCCCGACGTGGTGCTCTACAACAA cgCCGACGGCATGTACGAGGTCTCCTTCTACTCCAACGCGGTGATCTCCTACGACGGCAGCATCTTCTGGCTGCCCCCCGCCATCTACAAGAGCGCCTGCAAGATCGAGGTGAAGCACTTCCCCTTCGACCAGCAGAACTGCACCATGAAGTTCCGCTCCTGGACCTACGACCGCACCGAGATCGACCTGGTGCTGAAGAGCGACGTCGCCAGCCTGGACGACTTCACCCCTAGCGGCGAGTGGGACATCGTGGCGCTGCCGGGCCGGCGCAACGAGAACCCGGCCGACTCCACCTACGTGGACATCACCTACGACTTCATCATCCGCCGCAAGCCTCTCTTCTACACCATCAACCTCATCATCCCCTGCATCCTCATCAcctccttggccatcctggtCTTCTACCTCCCCTCCGACTGCGGCGAGAAGATGACCCTCTGCATCTCCGTGCTGCTGGCCCTCACCGTCTTCCTGCTGCTCATCTCCAAGATCGTGCCGCCCACCTCCCTCGACGTGCCGCTGGTGGGCAAGTACCTGATGTTCACCATGGTGCTGGTGACCTTCTCCATCGTCACCAGCGTCTGCGTCCTCAACGTGCACCACCGCTCGCCCACCACCCACACCATGCCCCCCTGG GTGCGCAGCCTCTTCCTGCGCAAGCTCCCGGGGCTGCTCTTCATGAAGCAGCCGAAGCAGCAGAACTGCGCCCGGCAGCGCCTGCgccagcggcggcggcggcacgcCCAGGaccgagccgccgccgccgccgccgccgccgctgccgccgacCTCTTCCTCCGGGCCGGAGCCGGCGCCGCGGCTggagccggggccggggcctgCTACGCCAATCCCGGCGCCGCCAAGGCTGAAGGGCTCAACAACGGCtaccaggaggggcagg cggcggggggctgcggctgcgggctggaggaggctgtggacGGCGTCCGCTTCATCGCCGACCACATGCGCAGCGAGGACGACGACCAGAGC GTGAGCGAGGACTGGAAGTACGTGGCCATGGTGATCGATCGTCTCTTCCTCTGGATCTTCGTCTTCGTCTGCGTGTTCGGCACCGTGGGGAtgttcctgcagcctctcttccAGAACTACGCCACcaactccctgctgcagctcggCCAGGGCACCCCCACCTCCAAATAG